One genomic segment of Candidatus Fukatsuia endosymbiont of Tuberolachnus salignus includes these proteins:
- a CDS encoding neuraminidase-like domain-containing protein, whose translation MDPILGSSTLPGSLILEKLNKIARIKKYQDRYNIPEEQAFILENNSILTTRSQHDPRSPSQFDQLFNSPPLKGVRYELTGVERCTDDALEAEEAAVLRQALAVDKRGLSIMREMLTSDTTVSQITYLSALYRIRLLARIHGLTVSELAILLKMLGNLSENPITFSIEMSDDRCAALMEKLYQLTYWLREQGWRVNELYDMTTTEYNGEKTPEIEALINTIAMGLDWVPAQAEPETAIQVSEQIAPFIASSLELSSETVACCLLNWLDKLIPQTAPDDLIINVNTFRDEIIKWNQDHREINEKVIIFCQRLQQLAFIYRRLQLSEAELSLLVEQPHCLDRSLTLIKNNITDLQLLTRVHRQITSFGDHASQVLMALKQRNLTADKLTDRLALTMQTDIETLQQAANLADYTDSSPFIDILSIIGTVQWLNTAQWLNIDTNTLRQLIDLNALSTYQDWQAVATALLTGLNKQQAEKVNIQLDEGLSTALSEHSINFYSVVDEPRLNTLTTRDHLYQYLLIDNQISAEVKTSKIAAAIAALQLYINRTLQRQEKAGLNTDILNKPFFQNWESINCRYSTWAATAKLRYQPENYIDPLQRLGQSQMMDNFQQAISETQLNNEVIEQAFKAYLTEFEQIANLSIISAYHDNVNSNEGLTYFVGENPDEKGIYYWRHVDQKQFSKGKFFIGAWSQWKKIDCAVNSMDQLIRPVVYQSRLYLVWIEKRQETEIDQDDDKKSNSVNKYKLNVAHHRYDGNWSSSIEFPIEFFQSGPGEKAEELFFNDKAKVGIYCAEDIKNKKIAILFYKKGEKNIKQGFFISDEMVCDKIENSALQIHFDSIKNQLDTDNTIKVNKCYSSPYHYAAEINGQENTVNHNGFSLIVKNSLSSIKIGQIHETLKIFFRVGVSVAYQGGDPHQTELMKLLSPHGGEFALSTLNDQVTDRPMIKVVISLDKMKIGIYHYFHASDVKIEFYRQVTEKVEHLEVTTQKIIFRPVMLKALYSIYDVNEFMLDPHFAIDVEGTPENKINFLTQSFSYFVREGDEKDTHLNLVQKMIRIDTRIHGIKTSFNDKKENNAVSFNEKNNRYQTDEISIGVAAITSDTAIQVPFEVKIGTTPYTQNLTIPITYRAVGDNKIFDLHKDVNGVQYMKYSGHRVHLNTRFAKKLTSLANRSIDAVLNLDTQKQEDISGQERIEFRGANALYFWELFYYLPMMVMQRLLQEQHFSQASRWLKYVYHPAGYIKAPARHIGRNSKTEYWNVLPLQDANDGRVNNLENSGGTDPDAIAQADPLHYRIATFMRYLDLLLKRGDHAYRQLERDTLVEAQMWYMQALDVLGEEPEPNMVIWQNPTLDPSTRPAQQAERSAPSLSMTTSEIRYPFYPQENIKLRSYWPIFKRRLYNLRHNLTIDGIPLPLPLYTNPLEPSVLRGALFSSPQDVSSIPTQDIEPRMLQRFPQMLNHARGMVSQLMQFGATLLNVIERKDAEALNALLQTQAKALMVTSIQLQDKTQAELQEELTALNSRLTGTRVRFEHYHNLYERNITQGEQSAMDLRTGSSSATMAAQTLHMTAAGLAMAPNIFGLSNGGMRWGALATGMAQKAEMVASGLMTAADRTSQFEMYRRRREEWDIQRESARLEIDQLTAQINGLNIRIQAADMQKKYLEMQQAHIQDQLSLLQSKFSNQKLYSWLRGQLMTIYQGFYDQTLSRCHMAERAWLWETGKDSHKFIKAGVWQDTYAGLLSGEKLMLNLATMETAYLQWEARALEVERTVSLAEVYKGLAFERGFDLAEKITWLLTSKIPEPQSGSDPQDTPSSLFPEDDEKHQLKIENGILSASITLSALNIGDDYPDEVLPGSNHKKRIKQISVSLPMLLGPYQDVQATLSYLGTTPLPKGCTAIAVSRGMNDSGQFQLDFNDGKYLPFEGININDPGTLVLRFPNATESGHKQHLLLQSLNDIILHIRYTIRD comes from the coding sequence ATGGATCCTATCCTTGGATCTTCAACACTTCCTGGATCTTTGATACTTGAAAAATTAAATAAAATAGCCAGAATAAAAAAATACCAGGATCGCTATAACATACCGGAAGAGCAAGCATTTATCCTAGAGAATAATTCCATATTAACAACCCGAAGTCAGCATGATCCAAGATCACCAAGCCAATTTGACCAATTATTTAATTCGCCACCCTTAAAGGGGGTTCGTTATGAACTCACAGGCGTGGAAAGATGCACTGATGACGCCTTAGAAGCCGAAGAAGCTGCGGTATTAAGACAGGCATTGGCTGTCGATAAGAGAGGGCTGAGCATCATGCGTGAGATGCTGACTTCTGATACTACCGTGTCTCAAATCACCTACCTGTCTGCATTGTATCGTATTCGGTTACTCGCGCGTATTCACGGACTTACTGTTTCTGAACTCGCTATACTGTTGAAAATGTTAGGTAATCTATCAGAAAATCCAATCACTTTCTCCATAGAAATGAGCGATGATCGATGCGCTGCGTTGATGGAGAAGCTCTATCAACTCACTTATTGGCTGCGTGAGCAAGGATGGCGGGTTAATGAACTGTATGACATGACCACCACAGAATATAACGGTGAAAAGACGCCTGAAATCGAAGCATTAATTAACACCATCGCCATGGGTTTAGATTGGGTACCTGCTCAGGCAGAACCTGAAACAGCCATACAGGTGTCAGAACAGATCGCTCCTTTTATTGCCTCTTCATTGGAACTGTCTTCAGAAACAGTGGCTTGCTGTTTGTTAAATTGGCTTGATAAATTAATTCCACAAACGGCTCCAGACGATCTGATTATCAATGTCAATACATTCAGAGATGAAATAATAAAATGGAATCAAGATCATCGAGAAATCAATGAAAAGGTGATCATTTTTTGTCAACGTTTGCAACAGTTAGCATTCATTTATCGCCGTTTACAACTCAGTGAAGCCGAACTATCGCTACTCGTCGAGCAGCCTCACTGTTTGGATCGATCCCTCACATTAATTAAGAACAACATCACCGATCTGCAATTATTAACCCGTGTTCACCGTCAAATAACCTCATTCGGTGATCACGCATCCCAGGTGCTAATGGCATTAAAGCAGCGGAACCTGACGGCGGATAAGTTGACGGATAGGTTAGCGCTTACAATGCAGACAGACATAGAAACGCTACAACAGGCCGCTAATCTGGCTGATTATACCGATTCCTCGCCCTTTATTGATATCTTAAGCATTATCGGCACCGTACAATGGTTAAATACCGCACAATGGCTCAATATTGACACCAATACCTTGCGTCAACTCATCGATCTCAATGCCCTGTCAACCTATCAGGACTGGCAAGCAGTCGCGACGGCTTTATTGACGGGACTGAATAAACAACAAGCCGAGAAGGTAAATATTCAGCTTGATGAAGGATTAAGCACCGCCCTGAGCGAGCACTCTATTAATTTTTACTCTGTTGTCGATGAGCCGAGGTTAAATACCCTGACCACCCGCGACCATCTCTACCAATATTTATTGATTGATAACCAGATTTCGGCGGAAGTGAAAACCAGCAAAATCGCGGCGGCCATCGCTGCTCTCCAGCTCTATATTAATCGGACTTTACAACGTCAAGAGAAAGCGGGCTTAAATACAGACATATTAAATAAACCTTTCTTTCAAAATTGGGAGAGCATTAACTGTCGTTATAGCACCTGGGCTGCCACGGCCAAGCTTCGTTATCAACCAGAAAATTATATTGACCCACTACAGCGCCTTGGGCAAAGCCAAATGATGGATAATTTTCAGCAAGCGATTAGCGAGACTCAGCTGAATAATGAAGTGATAGAACAGGCATTTAAAGCGTATCTGACCGAATTTGAACAGATCGCGAATTTATCGATTATCAGTGCTTATCACGACAATGTGAATAGTAACGAGGGATTGACTTATTTTGTCGGTGAAAATCCGGATGAAAAAGGGATCTATTATTGGCGGCATGTTGATCAAAAACAATTCAGTAAGGGGAAATTCTTCATTGGTGCCTGGAGTCAATGGAAAAAAATTGACTGCGCGGTTAATTCAATGGATCAACTGATCCGTCCGGTGGTCTATCAATCACGTCTTTATCTGGTATGGATAGAGAAACGTCAGGAAACGGAAATAGATCAAGATGATGATAAAAAAAGCAACAGTGTCAACAAATATAAATTAAATGTGGCGCATCATCGTTATGATGGTAATTGGAGTTCCTCTATTGAATTCCCAATTGAATTTTTTCAATCAGGACCCGGTGAAAAAGCGGAAGAATTATTTTTTAATGATAAAGCAAAAGTAGGTATCTATTGCGCCGAAGACATTAAAAATAAAAAAATAGCGATTCTTTTTTATAAAAAAGGTGAAAAAAATATAAAGCAAGGTTTTTTTATTTCTGATGAAATGGTCTGTGATAAAATTGAAAATAGTGCATTACAGATACACTTTGACAGTATAAAAAACCAGCTCGATACAGACAATACGATAAAAGTTAATAAGTGCTACTCTTCACCTTATCATTATGCCGCCGAAATCAACGGACAAGAAAATACCGTAAATCATAACGGATTCAGTCTTATAGTAAAAAACAGTCTGTCTTCTATAAAAATTGGACAGATTCATGAAACATTGAAAATATTTTTCAGAGTGGGCGTCAGCGTTGCGTATCAAGGGGGAGATCCGCATCAAACAGAACTGATGAAATTACTGTCTCCTCATGGCGGGGAATTTGCTCTTTCTACGTTAAATGATCAAGTTACAGACAGACCAATGATAAAAGTTGTTATCTCTTTAGATAAGATGAAAATAGGCATTTATCATTATTTTCATGCCTCCGATGTCAAAATTGAATTCTATCGGCAGGTAACAGAAAAGGTAGAGCATCTTGAGGTCACTACGCAAAAAATTATTTTTAGGCCCGTCATGCTTAAGGCTCTCTATAGCATTTACGACGTTAATGAATTTATGTTAGACCCTCACTTTGCAATAGACGTAGAAGGGACGCCAGAAAATAAAATTAATTTCTTAACTCAATCCTTTTCTTATTTTGTACGTGAAGGAGATGAAAAAGATACACACCTTAATCTTGTACAAAAAATGATAAGAATCGATACCCGGATTCATGGTATAAAGACGTCATTCAATGATAAAAAAGAAAACAATGCCGTCTCATTTAACGAAAAAAATAACCGTTACCAAACGGATGAAATAAGCATAGGGGTTGCTGCTATCACTAGTGATACCGCTATCCAGGTGCCTTTTGAGGTTAAAATAGGAACCACACCTTATACACAAAATCTGACTATTCCTATTACTTATCGCGCCGTCGGTGACAATAAAATATTTGATCTACATAAAGACGTTAATGGCGTGCAATATATGAAGTACAGTGGTCACCGTGTACACCTTAATACACGCTTTGCCAAAAAATTGACTTCCTTAGCCAATCGTAGCATCGACGCAGTATTAAATCTGGACACACAAAAACAGGAGGATATTTCTGGTCAGGAGCGGATAGAATTTCGCGGTGCCAATGCGCTTTACTTCTGGGAACTGTTCTACTATCTACCCATGATGGTCATGCAACGTTTGTTACAGGAACAACATTTTAGCCAAGCCAGTCGCTGGTTAAAATATGTCTATCATCCTGCGGGCTATATTAAAGCACCTGCTCGTCATATTGGCCGCAATAGTAAGACAGAGTATTGGAATGTGCTTCCTTTACAGGACGCCAATGATGGACGTGTTAATAATTTAGAAAACAGCGGGGGCACAGACCCAGATGCTATCGCTCAGGCAGACCCTCTCCATTATCGTATTGCGACCTTTATGCGTTATCTCGATTTGTTGCTCAAGCGCGGTGATCATGCCTACCGTCAATTAGAGCGGGATACCCTGGTAGAAGCACAAATGTGGTATATGCAAGCACTGGATGTCTTGGGTGAAGAACCTGAACCTAACATGGTTATTTGGCAAAATCCCACACTGGATCCCAGCACCAGGCCAGCACAACAGGCAGAGCGATCTGCTCCATCGTTATCCATGACAACATCAGAAATAAGGTACCCTTTCTATCCACAAGAAAATATCAAACTTAGAAGCTACTGGCCTATTTTTAAAAGACGTTTGTACAATTTACGTCACAATTTGACCATTGACGGCATACCCTTACCCTTGCCTCTCTACACAAATCCCCTCGAACCCAGCGTGTTACGCGGAGCACTCTTTTCCTCTCCGCAAGACGTTTCTAGCATACCGACACAAGACATTGAACCGCGGATGCTACAACGCTTTCCTCAGATGCTAAATCACGCACGGGGGATGGTGTCACAATTGATGCAGTTTGGCGCCACCCTGCTGAACGTTATCGAACGCAAAGACGCAGAAGCGTTAAACGCGTTACTACAAACACAAGCTAAGGCATTAATGGTCACCAGTATCCAGCTACAGGATAAAACACAAGCAGAATTGCAGGAAGAATTGACCGCACTGAACAGCCGTCTGACAGGGACTAGGGTCCGTTTTGAACACTATCATAATCTGTATGAAAGAAACATCACCCAAGGTGAGCAAAGTGCGATGGATTTACGTACTGGCTCATCATCGGCAACGATGGCTGCACAAACACTCCATATGACGGCGGCAGGGCTGGCAATGGCGCCGAATATTTTTGGCTTATCCAATGGCGGTATGCGATGGGGAGCATTGGCGACAGGCATGGCACAGAAAGCCGAAATGGTCGCGTCAGGATTGATGACAGCTGCCGATAGAACCTCGCAATTTGAGATGTATCGCCGCCGTCGTGAGGAATGGGATATTCAACGTGAGAGCGCAAGGTTAGAAATTGATCAGTTAACCGCACAGATTAATGGATTAAATATTCGTATCCAAGCGGCGGATATGCAAAAAAAATACTTAGAGATGCAACAAGCACACATCCAGGATCAATTATCACTCCTACAGAGTAAATTCAGTAATCAAAAGCTCTATAGTTGGTTGCGCGGGCAATTAATGACCATTTATCAAGGATTCTATGACCAAACACTCTCACGTTGTCATATGGCAGAACGTGCTTGGCTGTGGGAAACCGGGAAAGACTCCCACAAATTTATCAAAGCAGGAGTCTGGCAAGACACTTATGCGGGGCTACTCAGTGGCGAAAAACTGATGCTGAATTTGGCTACAATGGAAACAGCTTATTTACAGTGGGAAGCCAGGGCGTTGGAAGTGGAACGTACTGTTTCTTTGGCGGAGGTGTATAAAGGATTGGCCTTTGAACGCGGCTTTGATTTAGCAGAAAAAATTACGTGGTTGCTGACCAGTAAAATCCCTGAGCCCCAAAGCGGTTCTGATCCTCAAGACACCCCATCGTCGCTTTTTCCCGAAGATGATGAAAAACATCAGCTGAAAATTGAAAACGGGATTTTATCTGCTTCGATCACGCTCTCGGCGCTCAATATCGGTGATGATTACCCCGATGAAGTATTACCGGGCAGTAACCACAAAAAGCGTATCAAACAAATCAGTGTCAGTTTACCGATGCTATTAGGCCCTTATCAGGATGTTCAGGCAACCCTAAGTTACCTGGGTACGACCCCACTTCCGAAAGGTTGTACCGCCATTGCGGTATCACGTGGTATGAATGACAGTGGACAGTTTCAACTGGATTTCAATGACGGAAAATACCTGCCTTTTGAAGGTATCAACATCAATGATCCTGGCACGTTAGTGCTGCGTTTCCCCAACGCGACCGAATCCGGACATAAACAGCACCTGTTGTTACAAAGCTTAAACGATATCATTTTACACATTCGTTATACCATTCGTGATTAA
- a CDS encoding Tc toxin subunit A — MNINDSLKQIKLSSLNEVAEMPFNDFLEKAEFYQLDWQDTQVLYDTAIENQNRLRKTLTRANPEINIGRIISEYKPPTEKPTYDSSFLSLQHGYAVPGTAASMFSAPAYLYKLYHEARALHAHSSDYHLDKRRPDLKTLELSQENMDQEVSTLTLSNDILLQKLIEKREQDPSADGNKGDIYEYFSTKSDFHYAKEIIYQVLHAREINVKRLMEEMPLAKEIDQDILLCTELTLTPLRLNSVKKDIKK, encoded by the coding sequence ATGAACATTAATGATTCCCTAAAACAAATTAAGCTTTCTTCATTAAATGAAGTGGCAGAAATGCCGTTTAATGATTTTTTGGAAAAGGCAGAATTTTACCAACTCGATTGGCAAGATACGCAAGTGCTGTATGATACCGCGATTGAAAATCAGAACCGACTGAGAAAAACATTGACGCGTGCTAATCCGGAAATAAATATCGGACGGATTATCAGCGAATATAAACCACCCACGGAGAAGCCGACATATGATTCGAGTTTTCTCTCACTTCAGCACGGATACGCTGTGCCTGGTACTGCCGCCTCTATGTTTTCAGCGCCTGCTTATCTCTACAAATTATACCATGAAGCACGTGCACTACATGCTCACTCATCAGACTACCATTTAGATAAACGGCGGCCAGATTTAAAAACACTCGAGCTTAGCCAGGAAAATATGGATCAGGAAGTGAGTACTTTAACGCTGTCTAATGATATTTTATTACAAAAGCTTATAGAAAAAAGGGAGCAGGATCCGTCAGCCGATGGGAATAAAGGTGACATATATGAATATTTTTCTACCAAGAGCGATTTTCATTATGCCAAGGAAATAATTTATCAGGTATTACACGCGCGTGAAATAAACGTTAAACGCTTAATGGAAGAAATGCCTTTGGCAAAAGAAATAGATCAAGACATTCTTTTATGTACAGAATTAACCCTGACGCCATTGCGATTGAATAGCGTAAAAAAAGACATAAAAAAATAG
- a CDS encoding SpvB/TcaC N-terminal domain-containing protein, which translates to MQNSKQGIKVTELSLPKSGGTVQGMGETPGTITSGGSATFTLPLPVSKGRGYAPDLALSYNSDTGNGVFGLGWQVGIMTIRRRSNKGVPSYTSQDDFIGPDGEVLIVQKTADGQPDSQNHIVECQGIPLSESFTVTRYRPRVERAFSRIEYWQPMDESPTRPFWLVYTADGQLHCLGKNASARIADPADNRRVAIWLLEESVSPTGEHICYTYRAEDDTTDSAQQYLSHIYYGNLAAKEALFSWDTQVPTADNWLFTLVFDYGERSFSVKDRPTFNTEISWPVRLDCFSRYEYGFNLRTRRLCHQILMFHRLKALSGEENVTDETPALVSRWLLAYEQNTAVTTLVSCRHLAHEETGNPCALPPLEFGYQTSQPTITSSPWQPISWQQSNGLNGFQDGRNYQLVDLYGEGIPGILYQDQGAWWYRAPQRDGEVTPENDTVTYSAATRLPQIPSLRDGARLMDMTGSGRLDWVVTQANIAGYYGIRADKTWTHFTPLSALPSEFFHPAAQQADLMGHGLFDLVLIEGNSVRVYANQRDGFSKSQGITLPEGVSLPTPTDSLTWLAFSDVLGSGQPHWVQIRHDGVTCWPNLGQGRFGQPITLPGFEQPRATFQPNYVFLADLDGSGLPDLVYAQSDRLLIYCNQSGNHFAEPKILLLPPDIRYDDSCQITLADIQGQGVTSVILSLFHPTPRHWRCDWVQKKSNLLTDVNNNRGMRYQLQYRSSAQCWLDEKATVKAQPHASDLPFPLHLLTKICTEDEITGNRLTQVASYSQGVYDNREREFRGFGRVDTWDTETLGNGANTKQSRTWYHTGQTQDETRHQHEFWAKDSHAFPRKATLFTTFNRDQDQPTTPTEEAYWLYRALNGSMLRTEVYGLDGDLSDKNSKASTPYTVSESRYQVRRIQASMPSPERKNLSIVVLPLLIEQRDYYYERIISDPQCQQQILFQSDEWGYPLHSATLHYPRRPRATESPYPTDLPLTSWSSSYDQQQEVLRSTVTRQRWHHLTTQGVWRLGLPDLQQTDILHYAQDQIPEQGLSREVQPLNPEHKTSTFAGQQQIFYTANQSDRPLEKPTVQALVAFTETAVLNERTLTAFADKLTGEALERQLVAAGYLPASAQFSPSEKIWLIRQGQTDYANSTGFYRPLRQCSTSLMGKSTLTWDKYYCVIKKITDSVGQMTEADYDYRFLTPFQIKDLNDNTHWAQFDALGRLCASGFYGIEEGIAVGFPKPEPGQFHLPRTVDEALAWTGPLPVAQFHVFAVDSWMMKEPHRLPPHIATVVTDRYVDNAPQKLSQQVMFSDGFCRLLQTSVRHEAGTAYQRHSEGALMQTAPQFTARRWAVTGRKEYDHKGQPVRIYPPYYLDDWRYVNDDSARENRVSDVVYYDPLGREIQKIDTKGYLSRTRFFPWFTVHEDENDTAAEVLEKRQQNMTETPGS; encoded by the coding sequence ATGCAAAATTCAAAACAGGGCATCAAAGTTACTGAACTTTCCTTGCCAAAAAGTGGTGGCACCGTACAAGGCATGGGTGAAACACCCGGAACTATCACATCAGGCGGAAGTGCCACCTTTACATTACCACTACCGGTTTCAAAGGGGCGAGGCTATGCACCCGACCTAGCGCTCAGTTATAACAGCGATACCGGTAACGGGGTTTTTGGCCTAGGTTGGCAAGTGGGGATCATGACGATCCGACGCCGTAGTAATAAAGGTGTACCAAGTTATACCTCACAGGACGATTTTATCGGTCCAGACGGTGAAGTATTGATTGTTCAGAAAACGGCTGATGGCCAGCCCGACAGTCAGAATCATATTGTTGAATGCCAAGGTATCCCCCTAAGCGAAAGTTTTACCGTTACCCGTTATCGACCGCGTGTTGAAAGAGCGTTTAGCCGTATCGAATATTGGCAGCCGATGGACGAAAGCCCAACACGACCGTTTTGGCTCGTCTACACAGCCGATGGCCAGCTACATTGTCTGGGCAAAAACGCCAGCGCCCGGATCGCCGATCCCGCAGATAACCGCCGTGTTGCTATTTGGCTACTCGAAGAGTCGGTCTCACCGACAGGTGAACATATTTGTTATACCTACCGTGCAGAAGATGATACGACAGATTCAGCGCAACAGTATCTCTCACATATCTATTACGGTAACCTCGCAGCGAAAGAGGCATTATTTTCCTGGGATACACAGGTACCTACTGCCGATAACTGGCTATTTACACTGGTGTTTGATTATGGCGAACGATCTTTCAGCGTGAAAGACCGCCCTACCTTTAATACCGAGATAAGCTGGCCAGTGCGTCTTGACTGTTTTTCTCGCTATGAATACGGTTTTAACCTACGTACCCGGCGACTTTGTCACCAAATATTGATGTTTCATCGCTTAAAAGCACTCAGTGGTGAGGAAAACGTCACCGACGAAACGCCGGCATTAGTCAGTCGATGGCTATTAGCCTACGAACAAAATACCGCGGTGACAACCTTGGTTTCTTGTCGCCATCTTGCTCACGAAGAAACGGGGAACCCTTGTGCCCTCCCCCCGCTAGAATTTGGCTATCAAACTTCTCAACCAACAATAACCTCGTCTCCGTGGCAACCCATTTCTTGGCAACAAAGCAACGGATTGAATGGATTCCAAGACGGGCGAAATTACCAGCTGGTTGATCTGTATGGCGAAGGAATACCCGGGATCCTGTATCAGGATCAGGGAGCATGGTGGTATCGGGCACCACAGCGTGACGGTGAAGTGACACCAGAAAATGACACTGTCACTTATTCTGCCGCCACCCGTTTGCCTCAGATCCCCTCTTTACGTGACGGTGCACGTTTGATGGATATGACAGGCAGTGGCCGCCTCGATTGGGTCGTCACTCAGGCTAACATCGCCGGTTACTACGGCATACGCGCGGATAAAACCTGGACTCACTTTACCCCCTTATCCGCCTTGCCCAGTGAATTTTTCCACCCCGCTGCGCAACAGGCAGACCTAATGGGTCATGGATTGTTTGATCTGGTGTTGATTGAGGGCAACAGTGTCAGAGTTTATGCTAACCAGCGGGATGGTTTTTCTAAGAGTCAGGGGATCACGCTACCGGAAGGTGTTAGCCTACCTACACCCACAGACAGCCTAACATGGTTAGCATTCAGTGATGTATTAGGCTCTGGACAACCTCATTGGGTACAAATACGACACGATGGCGTCACCTGTTGGCCGAATTTAGGTCAGGGACGTTTTGGGCAACCGATTACTCTGCCTGGTTTTGAGCAACCTCGTGCGACTTTTCAGCCCAATTACGTATTTTTAGCCGATCTCGACGGCTCAGGGCTACCTGATCTGGTGTATGCCCAGTCAGACCGTCTGCTCATTTATTGCAATCAGAGTGGTAACCACTTTGCAGAACCGAAAATATTGCTGCTGCCCCCCGACATCCGTTATGACGACAGCTGTCAGATCACACTCGCCGATATCCAGGGGCAAGGTGTCACCAGTGTGATCCTCAGTCTCTTCCATCCAACACCGCGTCACTGGCGCTGTGATTGGGTACAGAAGAAGTCTAACTTGCTCACCGACGTCAATAATAACCGTGGGATGCGTTATCAGCTGCAGTATCGCAGTTCCGCTCAATGTTGGCTGGATGAAAAAGCCACCGTAAAAGCGCAACCTCATGCCAGTGATTTACCTTTCCCTCTTCATCTATTGACTAAAATTTGCACTGAAGATGAGATCACCGGCAATCGCTTAACCCAAGTTGCGTCTTACTCCCAGGGTGTCTACGATAACCGAGAACGCGAATTTCGTGGTTTTGGTCGCGTAGACACCTGGGATACCGAAACGTTAGGCAATGGAGCGAACACCAAACAGAGTCGCACCTGGTACCATACGGGACAAACGCAGGACGAAACCCGTCATCAGCACGAATTTTGGGCAAAAGACAGCCATGCCTTTCCCCGTAAAGCAACATTATTCACCACATTTAACCGTGATCAAGACCAGCCAACCACACCGACAGAAGAAGCATATTGGCTATACCGTGCGCTCAACGGCAGCATGTTACGCACTGAAGTCTATGGACTGGATGGCGATCTGTCCGATAAAAACAGCAAAGCCAGTACTCCCTACACCGTCAGCGAATCACGTTATCAAGTACGACGTATTCAAGCCTCGATGCCGTCCCCAGAGAGGAAAAATCTGTCTATCGTCGTACTGCCTTTATTGATTGAGCAACGTGACTATTATTACGAACGAATCATCAGTGATCCCCAATGTCAGCAACAGATCTTGTTTCAATCGGATGAATGGGGCTACCCCTTGCACAGTGCCACCCTTCACTATCCAAGAAGGCCGCGCGCAACCGAAAGTCCCTATCCAACCGATCTGCCGCTCACCAGCTGGTCGAGCAGTTATGACCAACAACAAGAGGTATTACGTTCGACAGTCACTCGGCAACGGTGGCATCATCTGACCACGCAGGGTGTATGGCGATTAGGGCTTCCTGATTTGCAGCAAACCGATATCTTACACTATGCCCAAGATCAAATACCTGAGCAGGGTTTATCAAGAGAGGTGCAACCACTCAACCCAGAGCACAAGACATCAACCTTCGCCGGGCAACAGCAGATATTTTATACCGCCAACCAATCGGATAGACCATTGGAAAAACCCACGGTGCAAGCGTTAGTCGCTTTTACTGAAACCGCCGTGCTAAATGAACGTACCTTAACCGCATTTGCTGATAAATTAACAGGGGAAGCCCTTGAGCGGCAGTTAGTGGCAGCGGGTTACTTACCGGCCAGCGCACAATTTTCCCCGAGTGAGAAAATTTGGCTGATCCGTCAAGGCCAAACCGACTATGCAAACAGCACGGGTTTTTATCGCCCATTGAGACAATGCAGCACTTCATTGATGGGTAAAAGCACACTAACCTGGGATAAATACTACTGTGTAATAAAAAAAATAACAGACAGTGTCGGTCAGATGACTGAAGCCGACTACGACTATCGTTTCTTAACACCCTTTCAAATTAAAGATTTGAACGACAATACGCATTGGGCCCAATTTGATGCCCTGGGACGCCTATGCGCCAGCGGCTTTTACGGCATTGAAGAGGGAATCGCTGTCGGATTTCCCAAGCCGGAACCCGGGCAATTTCATCTACCCAGGACAGTAGATGAAGCCTTGGCATGGACAGGCCCTCTGCCTGTCGCCCAATTCCACGTTTTTGCTGTCGATTCGTGGATGATGAAAGAGCCTCATCGATTACCACCACATATTGCCACCGTGGTGACCGATCGTTATGTCGACAATGCACCACAAAAACTCAGCCAGCAAGTGATGTTCAGCGACGGTTTTTGTCGCCTGCTACAAACCTCAGTGCGCCATGAGGCGGGCACGGCTTATCAACGTCACAGTGAGGGCGCCCTGATGCAAACAGCGCCCCAGTTTACTGCGCGCCGCTGGGCGGTCACCGGACGCAAGGAATACGATCATAAAGGTCAGCCGGTGCGCATTTATCCCCCTTACTATCTCGATGATTGGCGTTACGTCAATGATGACAGCGCGCGTGAAAACCGTGTTTCTGATGTAGTTTATTATGACCCACTCGGGCGCGAGATACAGAAGATTGATACGAAAGGTTACCTGAGTCGGACACGTTTCTTTCCTTGGTTTACCGTGCACGAGGACGAAAATGATACCGCCGCGGAGGTATTGGAAAAAAGACAGCAAAATATGACGGAGACGCCAGGATCATGA